In the Tessaracoccus lacteus genome, GGCCCGCTGCATCTTCGGGAGTGTGTCGAGGGCCCGCGTCAGGTCGAGCCTGGTACTCGTGTCCGTCCCCGCGGACGGACCTTCGGGCAGCTCTGCCGTGGGCACCTCGGCGTTCCAGCGGCGTCGCCACCAGCTGACGTAGGTGCGGTAGAGCGTCGTGCGGACGTAGGCCTCGAAGGCCTCGTCGTCCGGCAGCGTCGGGTAGCGGCCGAACGCCTTCGTCAGCGCCGTCTGGACCAGGTCCTCCGCCTTGTGCGGGTCGCCGGTCAGGAACCAGGCGGCCCGGTACAGGCGGCCTCCGCGGACCTCTACGAAGCGGTCGAAGCTGCGGCTGCCGTCCAGGACCAGCGCCCGGTCGGCCGGGGGGATGGTGTGGGTCATGGTCCCTCCTCATACGAGTCAACGCTTCGGACCCCTCAGCCGGTTGACACGAGTTCCACACGGACTCCCGGTCGGCGCGGTAAGCCATCGAGCCTAGTCGATACCGTCTGCGCCCACCCGCCGGCGCATGTGACGGATCTGCACTGTCCGACGGGGTCGGGAGCCCTCAAACCACAGGTCGACCACAGGTTCGGCCCATCGTCGACACAGACGACGGGCAGAGGATGACATCGGCCCGGGAACTGCCAGGCCGAACCACGCCCAGGAAGAACAGATGAGCGAGACTGTCGAAACTGACGAGACACCCAAGCCCAAGCGACGCCGACTGCGGCTGTGGCCCAGATCGCGCAAGGGCAAGGTGATCGCCACGCTGGCCACCGTGGTGGTCCTCGCGGGTGCCGCGACCGGTACCTGGTACCTGGTCAGCAGGCCCGACACGACGGCCGCCGCCTCCACGACCCAGACACTGACCGTGTCCACGACGACGCTGAAGACCACGGTCGAGGCGACGGGCACGCTCTCCCCCGAGCGCGAGGCCGACCTCAGCTTCGACTCCTCCAGCACCGTCGAGAAGGTCAAGGTCGAGGTCGGCGACACCGTCGAGGAGGGCGAAACGCTCGCCACGATCGACGACTCGTCGCTGCAGATCGCCTACAACTCCGCGAAGGCGGACCTGACCGCGGCCAAGGAGACCCTCGCCGACCTCGAGGACGACGACGACTCGAGCGACGCGGCGATCAAAGCGGCCGAGGCCTCCGTGCAGGTCAAGAAGAACGCGGTCACCACCGCGAAGGCCAACCTCGCCAACGCCACCATGACCGCCCCCTTCGACGGGCTGGTCGCCGAGGTCAACATCGAGGAGGGCGACTCGACCGGCTCCTCCTCCGGCGGCAGCTCCAGCTCCGGCGGCTCGACCTCCGCCATGGGCGGCTCTACCACGACGAGCACCACCTCGTCGGCGGCCATCGTCCTGATCTCCAAGGACGCCTACACCGTCTCCACCACCGTCTCCAGCTCGGACATCGCGTCGGTGAAGACCGGCCTCCAGGCCGAGCTCACGGTCGACGGCGCCTCCGACACCCTCTACGGCACCGTGACCTCCGTCGCGGTCACCGCGTCGTCGACGAGCTCCGGCACGGCATCGTTCCCGGTGACCATCTCCCTGACCGGCAAGCAGGAGGGTCTCTACTCCGGGTCCAGCGTCACCGCCGAGATCATCGTCTCTCAGCTCTCGGACGTCATCGCGATCCCGGCCTCGGCCATCACCACCACCGACGGTGCCACCACGGTGCAGAAGCTCGTCGACGGCGTCGCCACCACCACGGAGGTCACCACGGGCGACACTGTCGACTCGACGGTCGTCATCACCGACGGCCTCGCCGAGGGCGACCAGATCGAGGTCACCATGGCCACCCGCGGTGCGGGCAACAGCTCCGAGTCCGGCCAGACCGACGGCCAGTTCCCGACCGACGGCCAGATGCCGGACTTCAGCCAGATGTCCGGCGGGCAGATGCCCGGCGGTGGCTCAGGCGGGCTCCCCGGCGGTGGCCAGGGCGGGGGCCCGAACCAGTGAACGTCCTCGAACTGAACGACGTCACCAAGACGTACTCGAACGGCTCGCTCGAGGTACAGGCGCTCCGTGGCATCACGATGAGCGTCGCCGAGGGCGACTACGTCGCGATCATGGGCCCCTCCGGGTCCGGCAAGTCCACGCTGATGAACATCCTGGGCTGCCTCGACATCCTGACCACCGGCACCTACCAGCTCGGCGGGCAGAACGTGGCAGACCTCGACGAGGACGAGCTGGCGGAGATCCGCAACCGCTACATCGGCTTCGTGTTCCAACAGTTCAACCTGCTGCCGGCCCTGTCGGCGTGGCGCAACGTCGAGCTTCCGCTCGTCTACGCGGGGATGCCGGCCGCCGAGCGCAAGGAGCGAGCGATCGAGGCGCTGGGCCGTGTCGGGCTGGAAGGCCGCATGGGGCACCGCCCCGGTGAGCTGTCCGGCGGCCAGCAGCAGCGGGTGGCCGTCGCCCGCGCCCTGGCGTCCGACCCGGCGATGATCCTCGCCGACGAGCCCACCGGCAACCTCGACTCCAAGTCCACCGACGATGTCCTCGGCCTGTTCGACGAGCTCCACGCTTCCGGCCGGACCATCGTGCTGATCACGCACGAGGCCGAGGTCGCCGAGCGGTCGAGCCGCATCCTCCACGTCCGCGACGGGCTGATCACGGACCACCTGATGGCGGTGACGCAGTGAACTTCGGCCAGACCTTCAAGGTCGCGCTCGAGGCCGTCCGCCTCAACCGCACCCGCTCCATCCTGACGATCCTCGGCATCATGATCGGCATCGCATCGGTCACCCTGTCCGTCGGCCTCGGGCTCGGCGCGCAGCAGTCCGTCAAGGACCAGATCAGCGCGCTGGGATCCAACCTGCTGATCATCTCCCCCGGCAGCTCCACCAGCGACGGTGTCCGCGGCGGCTTCGGCTCCGCCACCACCCTGACCAGGGCCGATGCCGAGGCGCTGGCGTCCTCCGACGTCGCGCCGAGCATCTCGGGCGTGGCCCCCGTCGCCTCGACCAGCCAGACGCTGAGCGCCAATGACACTACCTGGACCTCCACCGTCGTGGCGGCAACCCCGTCGTGGCTGGATGTGCGTTCCCGCGCCGTGTCCGTCGGCCGGTTCCTGACAGACGAGGACGTGAGCGAGAACGCTCGCAAGATCGTGCTCGGCCCCGACACGGCGGAGGAGCTGTTCGGCAGCGCCGCGATCGCGGTCGGCCAGACCGTGAGCATCAACGGGGCGGACTTCCAGGTCGTCGGAGTCCTCGAGTCCACCGGCAGCACCTCGGACACCAGCAGCGAGGACGACACCGTCCTGATGCCGTGGTCCACCGCCGCGCTGACCGTCGGCACGTCGGCATCGACCGTCTCGACGATCTACATCACCGCCGAGGACGAGGCGCACCTGTCGGCCGCCTACCAGGAGGCCACCGCGGCGCTCACCACCCGACACGATCTGACGGCGGACGACGACGCGGACTTCAGCATCACCACCCAGGAGTCGCTGGTGTCGGCGGCAACGTCGACCGAGCAGACCATGACGATCCTGCTGGGCGGCATCGCGGCGATCTCGCTGCTCGTGGGCGGCATCGGCGTCATGAACATCATGCTCGTCAGCGTCACTGAGCGCATCCGGGAGATCGGACTGCGCAAGGCGCTGGGCGCCCGCCAGCACACCATCCGCAACCAGTTCCTCACCGAGGCCGCCGTGCTCGGCTTCACCGGGGGCGTCCTCGGGCTCGGCATCGCGTTCCTCGGCGCCTGGCTGCTGCCCGCGTTGCTGGACCAGCCCGTGACGCTGGCCGGCTGGGCCATCGTCGGGTCGCTGGTCGTCGCCGTGGGCGTCGGCCTGGTCGCCGGCGTCTACCCCGCGAGCCGAGCGGCCAAGCTCGCCCCCATCGACGCCCTGAGGCGCGACTGATGACCATCACTTCGAACAGGACACCACACATGACCACGCGCACCTTCCGCATCGCCACCTCGATCGCCGCGGTCGCGGCACTGGCGCTGGCCGGCTGCTCAGGCACCACCACCGCCGAGACCAGCACTGCCCCGTCGGCGCAGTCGACCGGGCAGCCCGACGCGGCCGCCTCCGGCGCACCGGGCAGCGGAGGCCAGGGCGGCGGCATGCAGATCAACGGCACGTTCGGGATCATCGCCGCCGTGCAGGACTCGACGCTGCAGGTGCAGGGCGACGACGGCCAGACGGCCGTCACCTACACCGACGACACGACGTTCACGACGCAGGTCACCGGCTCCATTGACGACCTCGCCACCGGGCTGTGCGTCAGCGGAATGGGCACCGGCGACGACTCGTCGGTGACCGCGTCGTCGCTCACCGTGACCGAGGCGACCGACGACGGGTGCACGGGCGGCTTCAGCGGCGGGTTCGGCGGAGGCGGCGAGCGCCCGTCCGGTGATGCGAGCGGCGCCCCCAGCGGGATGCCGAGCATGGACCCGAGCTCGATGCCCACCGACATGCCGAGCGACATGGCCAGCATGGATCCCGGGTCGATGCCGTCGGGCGCCCCCGAGGGCGGCGGCATGGGCGGCGGGTCGTTCATCTCGGGCGAGATCACGGCCGTCGACGGAGACACGGTCACCGTGAACGGCCCGGACGACACCGAGAGCACCTTCACCGTGAGCGACGACACGACGATCACGACCACCACGGACGCGTCCTTGGACGACGCCGTCGAGGGCGTGTGCGCACTGGCCCAGGGCGACACGGATGACACCGGGGCCGTCACGGCCACCTCGATCGCGCTGAGCGAGGCCACCGACGGCGAGTGCTCCATGGGCAGTCGCGCCATGGGGGGGTGGTAACCGATGACCAGGGCTGAGGCGAAGCGGCGGGCACGGACCCGCCGGATCGTGCTGACCGGCGCGACCGTCGTCGCGCTGGGCCTCGCCGGCACCGGCGCCTGGGCGCTCAGCCGACCCTCCCAAGCCAGCACGCTGGTCACCGGCACCGTCACGACCGGAGAGGTGACCCAGACGCTCAGCAGCACAGGGACGGTCGCGGCCGTCGGAGACGTGAGCGCCTCCTTCCCGGCCAGCGCCGAGGTCACCTCCGTGTCGAGGCAGGTCGGGGACACCGTCGAGGCGGGCGACGAGATCGCCACCATCGACACCACCGACCTCTCCGATGCCCTCGACGACGCGGCCCTCACGCTCGCGGAGGCCGAGGAGGCCCTGGAGACGGCGCAGGAGGCGGCCGACTCCGACGACTCCAGCTCCTCGAGCACGTTGGACGAGTCCAGCTCGAGCACCGGTTCCTCCAGCGGAAGTACCGGCAGCACGTCGGGCGCGACGGGTTCGGCCTCGGGCTCGACCGGCTCGACCTCCGGCTCCACCGGGTCGAGCACGGACTCCGCCGGGTCGAGCACGGACTCCGCGGGCAGCGGCTCCTCGACCACCCCCAGCGCATCGGCCACGGAGACGCCCTCGGGGGACACGACCACGTCCCCGTCAGACGAGACTCCGCAGGCGGAGGACACGTCGGCGGCGGACCTCAAGGCGGCCAAGAAGCGGCTGAAGGCGGCCCGCGCCGCCTACGCGAAAGCGTGGCAGAACCTGACCTCCGCGGTCGGCTCGGCCACGTCGACCTGCACCGCGACCGCCGAGGAGACCACAGCGACCAACTCCTCCAGCACCACGGACCTGGTCATCACGAACGCGGACTACTCCACCGAGGATCCGT is a window encoding:
- a CDS encoding efflux RND transporter periplasmic adaptor subunit, translated to MSETVETDETPKPKRRRLRLWPRSRKGKVIATLATVVVLAGAATGTWYLVSRPDTTAAASTTQTLTVSTTTLKTTVEATGTLSPEREADLSFDSSSTVEKVKVEVGDTVEEGETLATIDDSSLQIAYNSAKADLTAAKETLADLEDDDDSSDAAIKAAEASVQVKKNAVTTAKANLANATMTAPFDGLVAEVNIEEGDSTGSSSGGSSSSGGSTSAMGGSTTTSTTSSAAIVLISKDAYTVSTTVSSSDIASVKTGLQAELTVDGASDTLYGTVTSVAVTASSTSSGTASFPVTISLTGKQEGLYSGSSVTAEIIVSQLSDVIAIPASAITTTDGATTVQKLVDGVATTTEVTTGDTVDSTVVITDGLAEGDQIEVTMATRGAGNSSESGQTDGQFPTDGQMPDFSQMSGGQMPGGGSGGLPGGGQGGGPNQ
- a CDS encoding ABC transporter permease, coding for MNFGQTFKVALEAVRLNRTRSILTILGIMIGIASVTLSVGLGLGAQQSVKDQISALGSNLLIISPGSSTSDGVRGGFGSATTLTRADAEALASSDVAPSISGVAPVASTSQTLSANDTTWTSTVVAATPSWLDVRSRAVSVGRFLTDEDVSENARKIVLGPDTAEELFGSAAIAVGQTVSINGADFQVVGVLESTGSTSDTSSEDDTVLMPWSTAALTVGTSASTVSTIYITAEDEAHLSAAYQEATAALTTRHDLTADDDADFSITTQESLVSAATSTEQTMTILLGGIAAISLLVGGIGVMNIMLVSVTERIREIGLRKALGARQHTIRNQFLTEAAVLGFTGGVLGLGIAFLGAWLLPALLDQPVTLAGWAIVGSLVVAVGVGLVAGVYPASRAAKLAPIDALRRD
- a CDS encoding ABC transporter ATP-binding protein; translation: MNVLELNDVTKTYSNGSLEVQALRGITMSVAEGDYVAIMGPSGSGKSTLMNILGCLDILTTGTYQLGGQNVADLDEDELAEIRNRYIGFVFQQFNLLPALSAWRNVELPLVYAGMPAAERKERAIEALGRVGLEGRMGHRPGELSGGQQQRVAVARALASDPAMILADEPTGNLDSKSTDDVLGLFDELHASGRTIVLITHEAEVAERSSRILHVRDGLITDHLMAVTQ
- a CDS encoding SigE family RNA polymerase sigma factor, yielding MTHTIPPADRALVLDGSRSFDRFVEVRGGRLYRAAWFLTGDPHKAEDLVQTALTKAFGRYPTLPDDEAFEAYVRTTLYRTYVSWWRRRWNAEVPTAELPEGPSAGTDTSTRLDLTRALDTLPKMQRAVLVLRYFEDRSVTETADLLGVSESTVKTHASRGCAALRGSHHLSQENR